In Nostoc sp. UHCC 0926, a single genomic region encodes these proteins:
- a CDS encoding type II toxin-antitoxin system VapC family toxin: MIILDTNVLSELMKSKKSEIVCSWAAQQPLMTLFTTTITQAEILYGIALLPAGKRREELSQAAQLMFSEDFAGRVLPFDQAAAIAFANIASQRRHSGTPISQADAQIAAICYTHTATIATRNFSDFEGCGISIINPWELPSR, encoded by the coding sequence ATGATTATTCTTGATACAAACGTTTTATCAGAATTAATGAAGTCTAAAAAGTCTGAAATAGTTTGTAGTTGGGCTGCTCAACAACCCTTAATGACTCTATTTACCACAACAATCACTCAAGCAGAAATTCTCTATGGTATCGCCTTACTCCCTGCGGGAAAACGACGAGAAGAACTCAGTCAAGCAGCACAACTGATGTTCTCAGAAGATTTCGCTGGGCGTGTTCTTCCTTTTGATCAAGCTGCTGCTATAGCTTTTGCTAATATTGCGTCTCAAAGAAGACACAGTGGTACTCCTATTTCCCAAGCTGATGCTCAGATTGCAGCTATTTGTTACACCCATACAGCAACTATAGCAACACGCAATTTCTCTGACTTTGAAGGGTGTGGTATTTCTATTATTAATCCTTGGGAACTCCCCAGCAGATAG
- a CDS encoding Uma2 family endonuclease, which translates to MSLTTAKRFTIAEYHRLAELGFFEEDERVELIKGEIIQMAAKGTPHSVCETRLERELYKLVGDRATLRGQQPITLSNNSEPEPDRVIAKNIDDDYLANHPSPSDILLLIEIADSSLKYDQEEKLPIYAEANISDYWIFNLVDNYLECYSEPYQTLQFKFGYRRKLIYLPNESINLPCFPDLVVDLSQVFPG; encoded by the coding sequence ATGAGCCTTACCACTGCTAAACGCTTTACTATAGCTGAATATCACCGTCTAGCTGAACTCGGCTTCTTTGAGGAGGATGAGCGAGTTGAGTTAATTAAGGGTGAAATAATCCAGATGGCAGCAAAAGGTACACCGCATTCTGTTTGTGAAACACGCCTAGAGCGAGAGTTATATAAACTAGTAGGCGATCGCGCAACCCTGCGAGGACAACAACCAATTACTTTGTCTAACAACAGTGAGCCTGAACCAGATAGAGTAATTGCAAAAAATATAGATGATGACTATCTAGCGAATCATCCCAGCCCATCTGATATTTTACTCTTGATTGAGATTGCTGATTCATCCTTAAAATATGACCAAGAGGAAAAGCTACCTATTTATGCAGAAGCAAATATCTCTGATTATTGGATATTTAATTTAGTAGATAATTATCTGGAGTGCTATAGTGAACCTTATCAAACTTTGCAATTTAAATTTGGTTATCGTCGCAAGTTGATTTATCTGCCAAATGAATCTATTAATCTGCCCTGTTTTCCTGATTTAGTTGTGGATTTATCTCAGGTGTTTCCAGGTTGA